TTTGGAAGTACTTTAACGTTTGAACTATTagcaatttcttctcaaatatgatgattttgccacttcctttttataatatatttttttgcttttgttccatttgacaaattttaaagaagcataatgaaaatttgaaatctcACAAATGCTATAGCTGGTGATCAGGGTGGAAATTAGATCATTGGGATATTGAAATGATCAAATGACTTTATGTACTGTTCTGCTTACTTGATGGTTAACTTAACCACTTGAATGTCAAATGATGCTCAAGAACCTATTATTTGCCTATGTATTAGGGAATAAGAGgcatttatttttagtatataagTAATAAAAACCTGTCATCGTTCTTTAGGTGTTGAAGGAGGCTTCTAGGCTCTATGCTGCAAGCTGGGTAAGGGATATTGGTCCTGATCTTAGACCAAACGATTATAAGAAGGATGATGGGACAGAAGGTAAATCCAATGGAGATAAGAGTAGGAGTACAGAGACAGAACCTTCGGCCTTGGAGGATATTGGTGAGGAACTTTACTTTGTGGTTTCTTCTCTTGAAATGTTCTGATGTATAAGTTGTCTGTAATGAATCAAGAAGTGTATAGCATGACTTGCATAATATGTGGCATATTATATGTGCAATACACTGTTAGGTTTGTGCTTGATACATCTTATGGATGTCAAGGAACAAAGTCCCCTAATGCTTGAGTTCAGTTAGGTTTTCATTTCAACTTCCTTTTTAGTAGAAGTTGTCTGGAGGTAGCATGGAATTgattctttgatttctttttcccCTTGGTGCTCAGAGTCATCCGTGActgcattttgttttattatgttGTTGGCACCTGTGTTCAAGTCTTATATTTTACGCTTCCATTGGCATATTTTTGGTGAACCCCTTCTTCACTAGGCCAAGGTTCAGTTGTTAAGGAAGATATTAAATTACTGTTTATCTCCTAGCAGTCTTAGTTATCTGGGTTTCATTGTCTAGAGCCATTATCGTGACGATCATACTGTTATCTTATGCAACCTAGGTacctttttttcttcattttggtaaataaaagtgCTCACTCTTAAGAATGATAGCATAATGTGCCATCTGCAAACATTCTGTTTTCTGAAcatcttaatatatatttatttaattgatttttgaaagaaaatcttCAACTGATGATAATTTTCTACTTATtctgtcatcatttacctttgtAGTACTGCTTCTCTTTTTCAAGTACAATTTTTGAGGCCAAATTTCTCTCCTCTCACTCTTTGCTCTCTTATTTTCCTGGTATTATAGTTTATCTTGTTGAATTTTACATTGTTTTGATGTTGTCTATGGAAATGATTTAATAGCGGTTGCTGCAAGAGGAGGGATGGAGACTTTGAGGCCTGCTTTACAGAGGTTATACATGACAAGGGCTTCTGCATATAGAGATGCTCTTAAGAGTTTCATAGAAGGATATCAAGAAGGTATCCAGCAGGTCATGGAGAAAAAGGAAGATTCTTCTAAAGCACAGCAAGAAGGAAATACTGATAAGAATTCAGCTTGATGGCTGATAAGTGCATAATCGGAGATGCATGTGAGTACTTCTTCAGCATGCCTATTGTAGATACAAGTTTAGAGATTTGGTGGAGCTGGGTTAGCatgaaatcacaagaatgatacaTGTCCTGAGAATTTTCCTGTATTGAGAAAGTGACCTTTAGAAACTACAAATATAATGGGAATCTCCATTGACAATGGTGATGCTCTTTCCTTCTTGTCATTTCATGTTTGTTAGTTTTTGTTGTAGTTTAGTATTCAACGTGCTTGAGCTTGGAGAAATGTAAAAGAACCTTAATGCTTAATGGAGGCAGTTTGCATATGATACCCGATTAGCACTTTTGCATTAAAGACCAATCTTGAATATGCTGCTCTTACACTAAAGAAACCAAAAACATGATTGACTGTGAAAGAAAAGATTGTTGTAGTCTTAAGTTGCATTACTTGAAGTAAAATTTGATTGCTGCTTttgctctttttttctttttcattctgcTTTTTCCCTTCTGGTTTTAGCATTTATTCAAAATAGCTAAAGCATTAAAGAAAGGAAGCCTAAGAAAATGCATCATTTGGCATACATCCCTGAGAAAAAGGTTTGTATATTACTATAGTGAAAAGCAGCatgtagcaaaaaaaaaaattgtctttttGTTGGAATGTGGGTGATTTAGGTTTTGCTTCTCCAAAGTGAGGATCTGTTCTGGCCTCTCGAGGATTCTTAGGAATCTATTTTGGGCTGAAATTTTCTGTGTACAATCAGTTTAAGATTTAAACAGGTACTTGAACTcttcttttagtttttttctgGAAAGTCTTGCTTGTGGAAAACAATATTTGTCAAATTTGCAATAGCAAATGTTTGAAGTACACTGCATAGAGTACAGATTGGAGAGGGGTTGAAAATGACTTGCACAATATAAACGGCTGAATGGAAGTGGGGCTCCAGAATTAGAGTTTGGTGCAGAGTTGAAATTCCAGTTAAGCTTGCACTAACAATAGGATGTAACATTATCGTGAGGTACCAATTGTTCTTAGTACCTTGTGCAAGAAATCTGGTACTCTGTCAAGTGATACTGTTGGTGGGGCTATTGTTCACCAATTATCACCTAGTGAattgttttccttttaaacctTCCAGCcacatgatttttttattttaagtcttCAGCTCAAGCTTTCATGAGATTCTTCTAGAAAGTTATCTGTTTCCTCGGGGATTTAGGGATGGCATTTTATTGGCTTCAAGTTTAAGTTTGCTTTGCAGATCATGGACATTTGGTGCTAGACAAGTCCTTTTTTTCAAAGGTATCCTTTTGATGGTTCTAATAACTCCAAAGATATGTAATTTCCAACTTAGATTTGTTTTTCctttgaagtttttaaaatttcaagcttGCAATTATTACAAAATCTAGTCGTCTCTTGATATCTTGATGCTGGTCAATGTTGCTTTCGACACTATTTGATTTGGTTTTGTTCCTCAGGGGCTTTAAGTATGAAAAAATTAACTCGTTTTTCTGTTGCAGATGTTGAGAGAGTTGAAAAGGTTGACTTAGCTCCAAAAGCAAAAGTTATGATAAGAGGAAAAACTAAGTGGGACAAAGATTCTCATGTTCTTACTATATTTGTACAGTACTTAGTCATGCatgattgaatttttttcttgCTGGACCTCTTGATTAGCCACCACCCCGAGGCCAGTGATAACAAATACCTGGTGATCCTCCCACTTGCAGAGCCACTAAAACTTTGGAGGCCATTTCCAGTGGAGATCGATGGGTAACTCTATTGTCCAAATCCATATGGGCCCTGATGATTAATTGACACTTGATCTGATTAGTCACTATCTAGTCACCAAATCCACCTGCCTCTATTAGCATCTCTTAGTTAACCTGGAATGTCTTTCAAACATGTGCATTCTAGCTAGAATCCTGTAGCCATTATTCCATACCCAATGATGTGTGGTCCAAGCTTCATTTTAGCACTTCGGTCATGAAAATCTTTGTTTAACTCCTGCTGTGGATGCTTAATCTAAGCCATTCATTCAAGGGTCACATATCGATTTTTATCACTGGGATGCCCCCATGTCAAAGTCAGTTGACTTTTAGTGGTTTCACTAAACTGTTGGGACTTAGTGTTTTTACtcaatttaaaactaaatttttcTATCAGCTTGCTTTGAGCTGCCTGAACGATGGCTTGATTAAGAACATCCGTTAAACGTTTGATTCAATGGGTAAGTATATTGGCTTGATTAAGAACATCCGTTAAATGTTTGATTCAATGGGCAAGTATTTGAGTTGCCTAAAGCATAGGTGCTTGGGCTTGTGAGGTTTACTGGTTAGCTAAAAAACTTTTCTTAATAACCTTATATCTGATCCAGCTGGTGGAGGTTCTTATAAATGATCAGTGgctgaaaattttaatgtttgacgAACGGTAGAAAAGAAACTTTGTAATCTGATTGCATGGAGTTCAAGGTCCATAAAGTGCGATCCCTGTCGGACAGGGTATTTGATTGCATGCTACTGGCTAGAGTTATGAGAATGTAGCTTATTAATTCATGGTGTTCTTTTTCATGAGAAATTACACACTCCAAATAGCAGGGTATGCCTGTCTGAGATGAAGCAGTTACAGAGTCTGAAGCTTTTGGATTTTTTGTCTTCTTTTCCTTGTTTCCCTCTCTTGTTTCCTTTGTTTCTcggatttttcatttttcttgaactGACGTGTCCAACACTCATGTCCAGCATATGGATCTGGGATATGAACTCTaggatcctccaaatacatgaaaaagaCGAGAGATATACGCATATTCAACATTCATATCTGAGTCCGAGTAACAATGcttgtttttggtttttttccCTGTCTGTTTTTGTTTGGGGTCAATCTATTATTTAGGGTTTGAACTTGGCAAATGTACCTATAGTAggacttaaacttttttttgtccaagttgaTTCTTAAACTTGACAATAGTTCCTACATTAGagtctgaatttttttttgtcaaattattcGTTGGACTTGACAATTATTCTCACAttgagatttaaattttttttgtccaagttagtcaTTGATATTTCCTCGAAAAAAGTTGGACAAAAAAATTCAGGTTCtaatgtgaaaataattatttaattcaggCTTTAATGTGGAAACAATTGtcaaaattagaattaaatttgacaaaaacaaaaaaagttcaGGCCCAAAAAAATGGATTAACCCTTTTGTTTGCTGGCCTTCCATGGCCCTTTCTCGGCTGTAGTGGCCTTTTCTCCCTCGGCTGTTTGTGGCACCGATTTGTTAAAACACTTGCCAAGTAACAGGAATGATACGGTAATTGGCAAGCCTCAATTTGTGTAGATGTATTATGTTTATAGTATTTTCTTAcgtcataaatattatatattttcatatattcataatttttgtaatataaattcCAGTATAGTTTGTATATTACTACTACATTCATGTTATTATTTCAAATCTTCAGGCAGGTTTATTGCTGCACATTGAAATAGTCTGTGATTTGTGAAGTTGAAAATTCGTTAATAGTAAACCGCTTCCCAAAGGGAAATTCAAAGTTCCCTGCAACTAGTTCAATCTTTGCATTATCTAGTCAGGCACCACTTTGTTTATCTTATATTTATGTTGGTTTTCTTTTTGGTTAGAATTAAGTTAATCGGGGATTTCCTTATGAATAATAGAATCAGCAATCACCATCATCAGGTATTCAGGATGACTTCATCCTTTGTGGGATGAAACATGCCATTGTATTTCTAAAGAGCTTTTCAGATTCTGATTTCTGCAAATTACATAGTAGAGAGCATAAAACTTTGCTTGGGCTTGGCTCCCCTCCCCTCCCCTGGGGACTTTCTTACATAATTAGATACACTACAGAAAAAAGTCATAAAGAGGGAGAGAGGCTGGTAGCCCATCTATTTAAGAACCACCACCCAACACCATCACCATACCCTTCCATTATTATGATTATCAATATCTCTCTCCCCCTATGAAAAATCAACAGTCCCTCAAATACCCAGTTTTCCCCTTGTGGCAATTTTCTTACATCACCACATTTTCCTGACCATCTCCCATCTCCTCTATTGTGCCTTGGAAAGCTGCCTAATtcaatggatttttttttctactttaagaaaaatataaagttaCTACCAGAAGCgctaataataataagaagaagaagaagaagaatttgtTTGACCTTTCCAAGGTGGGGaggttgaattaaaaataaaatccaggATGTCACATCTTTCAGATCTTATCCTTGATGATTTCTCATCTGGTTCATATCTCGGGAGAAGGTAATATATCCTGTTACAATCACACCACCAAAATCTAACAATTATAATCACGCCAAACATGTTTTATCTTTTTATGCCCAAATTAAGAAATCATATATAGGAGATTTCATTGTAATCACACCAATGCTTTAATGGACCAGTTGTATTTTTCTTTTGCAAAAGTCACTGTTCTTTAGAATATGTGCCTAACTATTATGACCTGCCTTATTGACCAATTTTAGGGATGACCACAAAATCCATTCAGTTTATCCAAAATCGATTCTTTTCTTAATTTGCAAGATCTGACCTTAATGATCAAAACATAATTTCTCGATTATTAATTGGTCAAGGTTTAAAATCGAATCAATGGCATTGATCTTTCTAACACATATTTGCCAATAAATTATTTGGAGGGCATGACCATCCATTCCAACCAAAAAAACAGTTTGACTTGGAATTTAACTAACAATCTGCCTTATGTGGACTCTATTCACTTCCAATTCCATCATTGCTACTTGGAATTTTAAAACTTGTACATATTATTctacttttttttctattttttgaattaaattctATGGTTAATATCTAACCAAATTTTGCTACTAACTGTATTATTCAATTTCTTGCTTTCCAAATTAAAATAGTATAAACCGACCAAACTATTCGGCTACATCTTTATCTTTAGCTTGCtacttaaaatattgttttttttatatatatttaaattttaattaaagttgcagattaaatatattttttccctaaaataacaacttcaaatatttaattgatatttttataaatctgTGGATACTGGTCCGTAAAATAAATTTGTAGAATTAAAGGAAACCATGGTACAACGTAATCATACTGTAAATGCAATTAGGCCACGTGCCAAGTGGTAAGCACAACTTACTAATTAAATGGCAATCGCAGCCTAATTGCAGTATATTTATTCCTTCATTAATTAACTTTATAAGTTTATGATGATAATGAGGATGCATGGCTTACCATGTAGTTTGAAGTGTATGACAGCTGAGAGTTATAAAACTGGTGGGTGGTTGGGCCCTGCTGGCTTGACACCGACACCGACGAGCTATTTTCAGGCGTGGATGGCTCCGACCCATCGAGCTGGCACTCTAGGTTCACCCCAAACAGGCGCACCAGCCTTCTTGGGTTCCCGGCTGCTATACCTTCATTTTCAACAATACTTCCTAGAAgtgcaaaaatatataaaaatgctaTTCACACAATTATTTCCTTCTAATTTTGTTGCTAAATTTAAGATTTTCtcaatatatgtgtgtgtgtgtgtgtgtaccTGCATGAAGGCAGCCAGGGCGGTATGGCAGATTAGCAGCATGACCTTGAATGTGCCCAAGATAAGGATGCCCGTGATAAAGTCCCCTAGTATCGCCACCGCCTCCACAGGATGTATTATTTCCCATAAGGGTGTTGCCGGCATCAGCCGGTGCTGACGGTGCACCGCGCCTCCTGCACCCTATAAAGAACCTATCACCATCTGAACGGTGTCGCAGGAATAAAATAATGTCGCCAGCATCAAGTTGCTTCTCTTTGACGTATTTGCTCCACCCTTTTGTCAACACGTAGCTTTGGCTGCTGTTCCAATACGAGTAACGGAAACGCCAAAACTTGCCGGACTCGTCTTCGAAACTGAGCAACAAGCCTTTGTCGACGGAGTCAGCGGCGAGCGGGAAATATTTCTCGGCGTGTTGTTTGGGAATAACAAGCCTGTTGAGCTTGCCAACATCACTGGGGGTTAAGGGTTTTTCAAACATGGGTTCCATTCCATGGTCAGGATGGCTTTGGTTAGGGTTTATCTCAGACTCAGAGTGGTCTTCATGTTGGTTGAAGTTGAAGCTGAGGGAAGGGTGGTTTGAAGAGAAGAACATGGATAGTTGGAGGAGGAGTTTTAGCGGAGAAGGAGTTGCAAGGAGAAGAGTTTTCAAGAGGAATTGAATGAAAGGCTGCTAATGAAAGAACACAGTCTGATTATCTTTTCTTCTTGTTTGAGTTGGTGGTAGTTTTGGGAGAGGGAAGAAAGGGGGGATGGAGGAGTGGGCAGAAAGAGTCGTAATGAGTATGGGGTTTGGTGTGGAAACTATTTGATGCAGCTAAAAAGACAAGACATTCAGAGATATAACAAACattgagattttttttctttaagaaaaaaaaggacTTCTTTTTTGAGGTAAGGGGAAATTGTAACTTTAGAAGTACAAGACTACTTTTTAAGGTTTTGCGTGAGGAATTTTCaatcattaattcattatttatgcTTAACTTGACATtttctttcaagttttttttcAACTCTTACTACTTGCCATTAATTACTAGTTCAGGTCTTGAATGATATGTTATTTTTTGGATATGGAAAAAGAGATAAACCAAACAAATAGGGCGTGTCAGTCAGATTTTACTTCACTTTTATTCATCATTCCATATAAGCAATGAAGTAATCTCACCCTAGAATATGCTATTTAGATtcagaattaaaataatttattgaatgGAAAATGAAAATCGTTTATTTGGAGCAGTTTTCTGAAACACACATATGTCCGATCCTATGACAGGGACATACACACTTTATATACTGATAAGAATTGCTGAATTAGACAGAACATGTATGGGGGTGAAATCtttagaaaacaaaaagagagatTCTAATTACAGgctgaataataataataaaatttgtggGATCATGTTATTAGGGTGGCAAGCAAATCAGAAGGGCAGGGGCAGTAGTGACGCAATATGGGCGGCATCCTACGGCAGCAGGTGGAGGAGTAGAGGTTTGGTAAATCAGGAGAGGATGTTTGATGTTTTTGCGTTGcctgtaatatatatatatataagaaagggGATATTGTATCATTTCAAACAGTGCAAAATCTCATACTTCATTGTAAAGTGTAAACCTGACAGAGAAGACCATGCTTGTTAGGTTTATATTCAGTCACTGAATATTTTAGTAAAAGTCAGTGAAAGcaagttttgtttttgttttaaaacataaaataaaataaagtactGAAAAGGATTAAGGACAATCTCTCAGTCTCAGTCGTGTTTCCATTCCTCTACTCCCGTTTCCTTTTCCTCCCATCCTGGGTTTCTTTCACTCTTTAATTCATTCTGTTGGTTGTGATAAAACAATTGCCCTTCCTTCctaaaagtttataatatttaaGATTCAGCATTGATTGTCTTTTTTTTGTGAGCTTGAGACAAAACCCACCTCAAATTTCCAGGTAGATTCAGACACCCTTTTCCATCCCCAAAAAGGACTGGACTGGTTGTTATAACTTAAATACATGTTGTTTTGTTATGCTATGCTATGCTCTCATCCTAATACATCCACCATATGTTTATGTCATCTTATATAACTATTCACTCTCTACTTAATGCAATCATCAGATAGGGTTTTAGAATATTATATGTGAGCCCcagcttttgcctcaaatttcaATGAAGTTTGTAAACCAAAGCCTCAAACTTTGTGCAAATAATATGTTGTTTGGGCAAGGACAGGATGTGTGTTCCTAGACTTTTTCATAAAAGTAATTCAAACCAGGTTTTGTTTTTGAAGGAATCTGGCACATGCTACGGAACCAACACCCGCTTTTACAAGACCTATCCATCGACATCTTCCTCGCAAAACTCCAACCCTCTCTTTCTGCCTTGAATTATTAgtatagagttttttttttcccttcttcttcTCCAAAGAGTAAGACCTCTATCTTCTCCAAGCAGCTAATCAGAGGCTTTTTAATCATATCATATACATCATACATGTGAATGGCAAGGGTAATAGGACATAAGACAAGACAATTTACATCATATCTTCAGTTACACagtattaattttttactttaatttatatttttccttAAATGTGTTTTTACATTTCAAATTATCTGCTAAAATATattttgttgcggaaaggatcgtttcgagaactccgatatgactacaagtaaattgaccggaacgaaaaataaagtgaacacaaggatttacgtggttcggctttaatgcctacgtccacgggcagaggcgaaaagaaatttcactataacaagatgaagattacaagtgttttacactcaagacacaacccgagaacctcacaactctcaacccctatagaaaacccgaaagctaaaatcctagctttcaaagaacaagctttgctctctcttggtttgggatgattaatatggctaatgaacctctctatttataagagagttcaaggacataattgtccaaaactttggcaaagatttgtggttgaaaatggacaccaacaaccatccactaatccactaccaccaacaacccactaccaacaacaacaatccactaccaattttaagccatttcttaacaaatctccaccttggcttgaaatttaccaagctgaacatcatagtgaattcctcgaactggatcacctcttccaaacgcctctctggcgctaatcaatcccgaatacctatcaagtccaagcaatgcttga
This window of the Gossypium hirsutum isolate 1008001.06 chromosome A09, Gossypium_hirsutum_v2.1, whole genome shotgun sequence genome carries:
- the LOC107896328 gene encoding uncharacterized protein: MKVKVVCRKLYDYVRYDLKEIAFPSSLPDPPHIKKRRKLTWHERFLVLKEASRLYAASWVRDIGPDLRPNDYKKDDGTEGKSNGDKSRSTETEPSALEDIAVAARGGMETLRPALQRLYMTRASAYRDALKSFIEGYQEGIQQVMEKKEDSSKAQQEGNTDKNSA
- the LOC107896327 gene encoding B3 domain-containing protein At2g36080, with the translated sequence MFFSSNHPSLSFNFNQHEDHSESEINPNQSHPDHGMEPMFEKPLTPSDVGKLNRLVIPKQHAEKYFPLAADSVDKGLLLSFEDESGKFWRFRYSYWNSSQSYVLTKGWSKYVKEKQLDAGDIILFLRHRSDGDRFFIGCRRRGAPSAPADAGNTLMGNNTSCGGGGDTRGLYHGHPYLGHIQGHAANLPYRPGCLHAGSIVENEGIAAGNPRRLVRLFGVNLECQLDGSEPSTPENSSSVSVSSQQGPTTHQFYNSQLSYTSNYMDILPSPEI